The Fusobacterium necrophorum subsp. necrophorum genome includes the window ATCAATCAGATAATGACTCATTACCTGATGTACCTGCAATCATAGAACTATGTGTAAGCATAATATAAAAGAGAGAGGGTTATTTGAGGGGACTATCTCAAGCGATGATGCCAGTAAAAATGATTTCCTATTACTGCTATTATTGAATAGCTATACACATGATAATGAAGTATTGATGAAAGATATATTTCTAAAATTTTCCTTAAATCGAATTGATGATAAGAGCAAAAGGAAAAATGAAGCATCTTACATCAAATATTTGGAAGATAGTACAAAAAAAACAATTTATTATGATAATCAAAAATATTGGAATTATAACTATTACAGAAAAAGTGTAGGTGATAGTCGTGATTGATTGGTTGAATTTTAATGACGATGAACTGTCGTATTACTTTAACAGGGATTTGGAATACACGGATGAGGAACAAAGTAAAGAGTGACACGACCAATATCATTACTGTGTTAATAAATCTATTATTTTGCAAAGAAGAGCGTATAATAGATGGGACAATTTTCTTTGATACATGCAGCATGACAGTCAGATTTTTCGGAACACTTAAGGGAGAAAAACAGAAAGAAAATGAAATTAGAAAATGAAATGCCATTTGACAAATCTGTTAGGCATGGAAATAGAAACAGAATGGATGATGCCATAACCTCTATTCTCATAAAGGGGCGGGAAATCTTCCTGCTATGTATATGAAGTCGCTTGCATATGATAGTGAGAGGCATATTTCAAAATTGCTTCCAAAATATCTTGGAGCGGAAGATACAAGATTAAATGCTTGGATCATGGAGCATATGTTAGTCGGCATGGTAAAGAGAGTTTTTATCCCGGATGCAAGTTTGATGAGTTGATGGTTTTTACGGGAATTCAAGGTGTAGGTAAAATAAGTTTTATAGAGAAGCTCGCATTGTTTCTCGAATGGTATTGCTCATTAAATAATATCAAAGGTAAGGATGCAATCAGTAATTTTGTAGGAAAAGTTGTAGTGGAATTGGAAAAATTTGTAGCTCATAGGAATGTGAAAAGTGCTGAGCTAAACTGTTTGTGTCTGCAAGAATAAGCACTGTAAGACTTCCATATGAACGGTTTTCTTTTGATGTTAAGAGAAATTGTATTTTGATTGCGACTACGAATGATGCGACTTTTTTAGGAGATTTTTCCGGAGAAAGAAGATATTTACTTATGAAAGTGAATAGCAAAAATATTGAGTTGCCTATCATGTATGATTTAGAAAAGTTTCTCGTATTGGAAACTATCACAAGAGAAGAACATCGCAATATTGTTCAACATGATTTTGAAGGAGCTATCGCAGAAGTCGTGTATATTTACGAGAATAAACTTCACGATTTCTATTTACCTAAAGAGCTAAGAACGGACTGGATTATATTATCCAAACCCACAAAAGTGAGAATAGACATGTTCAAAACTTTTTGGATTTTATGGAATGGAAATCCATAAAATCAGATACTCCATATTTACTATGCTATCCTGAATTTACAAGCAGATATCCTGAAACGAATGAAAAAGTATTTTCGGAATTGATGGCAAATGAATGGAAACTTGAACCATCTGTAAAAAGTAAGTAAGGTAAGAATTGACAGAGTGGTAAGGGTAAGCAAGAAATTCTATAAGAAAA containing:
- a CDS encoding virulence-associated E family protein — protein: MSARISTVRLPYERFSFDVKRNCILIATTNDATFLGDFSGERRYLLMKVNSKNIELPIMYDLEKFLVLETITREEHRNIVQHDFEGAIAEVVYIYENKLHDFYLPKELRTDWIILSKPTKVRIDMFKTFWILWNGNP